A genomic window from Chanos chanos chromosome 14, fChaCha1.1, whole genome shotgun sequence includes:
- the lmo4b gene encoding LIM domain transcription factor LMO4b, with translation MVNPGGSAQPPPVGAGSLSWKRCAGCGGKIADRFLLYAMDSYWHSRCLKCSCCQAQLGEIGTSCYTKSGMILCRNDYIRLFGNSGACSACGQSIPASELVMRAQGNVYHLKCFTCSTCRNRLVPGDRFHYINGSLFCEHDRPTALINGHLSSLQTNPLLPDQKVC, from the exons ATGGTAAACCCAGGGGGAAGTGCACAGCCGCCACCGGTAGGCGCAGGGTCGTTGTCGTGGAAGCGCTGTGCAGGCTGCGGGGGAAAGATTGCTGATCGTTTCCTCCTTTATGCCATGGACAGCTACTGGCACAGCCGCTGCCTCAAGTGCTCCTGCTGCCAGGCCCAGCTCGGCGAGATTGGCACATCCTGCTACACCAAAAGTGGTATGATCCTCTGCAGAAATGACTATATCAG aTTATTTGGAAACAGTGGGGCGTGTAGCGCATGTGGACAGTCCATCCCAGCCAGCGAACTGGTCATGAGGGCACAGGGCAATGTGTACCACCTCAAG TGTTTCACATGTTCCACCTGCCGGAACCGACTCGTGCCCGGAGACAGGTTCCACTACATCAACGGCAGCCTGTTCTGCGAACACGACAGACCCACGGCTCTCATCAACGGCCATTTGAGTTCACTCCAGACAAACCCGCTACTGCCGGACCAGAAG